CAttctaatttcaataaatttcaatcaCATCCTAACAGAGTTTGATCATTCCCGACAGTTCTTATTTATTTACATTGTACTTTGAATCAAACTTCAAATATGATTTTAGGGAAaggattttttttagaaaactaTTCCTTTCAATCAGGTGGTGGATAAGTCTTTTAAGTTTTAGAGTTCTCCCAAATATTCAGTGAAACTCTTTTGGTATTCATTTCTTTTTGCTGTCGTTTATAGTGAACATTGTAGTGACCATATCTAATTGTTGATCCGAAGGAGTATTTTCGACATCAACGGCAGAATACCTATTGACATTGAGATCAAAACGGGTTCTTTTAAGTGGAGGTCCATCATCTATATCTGGTTCGGCAAAAATAGACTTGGAAGGTAATGTTTTATCTTTACCAAGCCATCTGCTTACATTCTCAATGACTTGACTGAAAACACTCTCTTTCTCATTCCAGCCTCTTTCAGCATTATTCAACATCTTGGACAATTCCTTCAAAAAATAAAGCTTATAATAGTTTTTATGCAAATACTAATTCAGTCAGTTAGCGTAAAATTTCCGAAAGGTtgagaaaattgaaatgaaccaaaatttgaattcaatcgaATAAAAGAAGGTAAGGcctaatgttttcatttcctacCCACTTTAGTTTTTCCAATTTTAAAAGCTTGCCGGTATTTCAATTTACCTTTTCAGTGATATTTTCGGAATCTGCCATTTCAGATGGCAATTCTAGATCGTCcttgaaaactaaaaattcGTCCAAATGAAGATCTTCATCAATTTGACTGGATAATAAGGCCCTCCGAGCACCTTGTTCTGCTTCATTCATTTCCTTTTGTGGCAAACGTATGTTTGGTAAAGAAACAAGAAGGGCAGATAGAAGAACAACCATTACACATGTACTTGGTGTAGCTTTCGATGTTGATGATTTGAAGAGGAGCTCTTGTAGtttggagaaatgagacatCAACTTGTTATTCTGTCTTTGCAGCTGCTTTATACGTtgaagaagaaattttttttcttctgaacTCCTTTTGACTCTGAAAATAACTCAACATTAAAAAAAGAACTGAATAAGCACTAGTTATTCTACCTTTCTTCCAAACCATCAACATATTCCTTTTTGCGTTTTCTTGAATCCTGCGCAGaaattttgtttcttatttTGCGTCTTATCCTTTTCAACTctctttcttcatttttggtAAGTGGATAATGTGTGGGGAGTTTGATACCTTCTTTTGATAACAACCTTCTTTCTTCATTCGTTAGATTCAGAGCGGGGTGTTGGCTATCAGTTGATGATACAACATCAACTTCATCTAGAAAAAAGATAATATCATTTCCTCACATAATGCGCCTTCTgacattgaaaatatcaagaaTATACATTGCAAGAGTAATTCATACCTTCTGTTTCAGGTGAAAGTGGTTCAATCTTACACTGAGTAAATATGTTGTCCCTAGTGTCGATTTTACACTGTGTGAACATGTTATCCCCAGTTGAAGATGTCACTCTGAAATTCTCTGCTTTCAAATCACTAGC
Above is a window of Harmonia axyridis chromosome X, icHarAxyr1.1, whole genome shotgun sequence DNA encoding:
- the LOC123686429 gene encoding probable basic-leucine zipper transcription factor G is translated as MSFYDILGSDGEVNSKLDMDNIDMSIDYSTPEELLSSEFFTSCQSFGDPISIDHGICDNDVINFDDDINLLSETSSNPEEVFSPGSVTSESEKSSIIESADESVSSMANHTIEDINESLMMSLLNQNDNIKIINTPSKPTIPVIKQNKLTKIVVQTPNNNKKILVTKPIHPNQIKTTNVKPNKKILKVHNITSNGRSVLLPLHMNSFKILNASDLKAENFRVTSSTGDNMFTQCKIDTRDNIFTQCKIEPLSPETEDEVDVVSSTDSQHPALNLTNEERRLLSKEGIKLPTHYPLTKNEERELKRIRRKIRNKISAQDSRKRKKEYVDGLEERVKRSSEEKKFLLQRIKQLQRQNNKLMSHFSKLQELLFKSSTSKATPSTCVMVVLLSALLVSLPNIRLPQKEMNEAEQGARRALLSSQIDEDLHLDEFLVFKDDLELPSEMADSENITEKELSKMLNNAERGWNEKESVFSQVIENVSRWLGKDKTLPSKSIFAEPDIDDGPPLKRTRFDLNVNRYSAVDVENTPSDQQLDMVTTMFTINDSKKK